In Tripterygium wilfordii isolate XIE 37 chromosome 23, ASM1340144v1, whole genome shotgun sequence, one genomic interval encodes:
- the LOC119993475 gene encoding phytoene synthase 2, chloroplastic-like: MCSTISVPVMPYASNDRCLRHVAKGTIRAEVITAPKRSSWIVFPELSVQGVPHTDLKLREIVERQTRNNSLAKKYAYRNPEFQPQFLDEAYKKCKNICAEYAKTFYLGTTLMTEERKKAIWAIYVWCRRTDELVDGPNAMYMSSAVLDHWEERLEDIFNGRPYDMFDAALTDTVFKFPVDIKPFRDMIEGMRMDTWKSRYANFQELYLYCYYVAGTVGLMSVPVMGISPDSTISAQTIYNSAVYLAIGNQLTNILRDVGEDASRGRVYLPQDELQQFGLCNKDIFSRKVTDQWREFMKKQITRARFYFDQAEEGASQLDKASRWPVWSSLLLYRKILDAIEDNDYDNMTKRAYVGRAKKLLTLPLAYTKAL, from the exons ATGTGCTCCACAATTTCAGTTCCTGTTATGCCTTACGCAAGTAATGACAGATGCTTGCGTCATGTAGCAAAAGGCACAATAAGAGCAGAAGTGATTACAGCTCCAAAAAGATCGAGCTGGATCGTCTTCCCTGAGCTATCTGTGCAAGGAGTTCCTCACACAGATCTTAAACTGCGAGAAATTGTCGAAAGGCAGACTCGCAATAACAGCTTAGcgaagaagtatgcatacagAAATCCAGAGTTCCAGCCTCAATTTCTAGATGAAGCTTACAAAAAGTGCAAGAATATATGTGCAGAATATGCCAAGACTTTCTATCTGG GAACTACGTTAATGACAGAGGAACGAAAAAAGGCCATATGGGCAATCTATG TTTGGTGTAGGAGAACAGATGAACTGGTTGATGGTCCCAATGCTATGTACATGAGCTCCGCCGTTCTTGATCATTGGGAAGAGAGACTTGAAGATATCTTCAATGGACGCCCCTACGACATGTTTGATGCTGCACTCACCGATACTGTTTTCAAGTTCCCCGTAGACATCAAG CCTTTTAGGGATATGATTGAAGGCATGAGAATGGATACATGGAAATCTCGCTACGCCAACTTTCAAGAACTCTATCTCTACTGCTACTATGTTGCAGGCACAGTTGGCCTAATGAGTGTACCAGTAATGGGGATCTCACCAGATTCCACAATTTCTGCTCAAACTATTTACAATTCAGCAGTCTACTTAGCTATTGGGAATCAACTAACAAACATACTTAGAGATGTAGGAGAGGA TGCTTCAAGAGGCAGAGTCTATCTTCCTCAGGATGAGCTTCAACAATTTGGTTTATGCAACAAGGACATTTTCTCCAGAAAGGTCACTGATCAATGGAGGGAGTTTATGAAGAAGCAGATTACAAGGGCGAGATTCTACTTCGACCAGGCAGAAGAGGGAGCTTCACAGCTCGACAAAGCTAGTCGATGGCCG GTTTGGTCATCCTTGCTATTGTATAGGAAGATACTTGA